From the genome of Aquiluna borgnonia:
GGTCAGGTGGGCCGCAAGCTCATCCCAGTTGCTGTAGTTCCAGACACCCCAGGAGTTCAGCCCCTCCTGCTCCAAAATGTGACGCTTAGCCAGCGACTTCAGTGAGCTGGCTGCGGCTCTTCCATTGTTCCGGCCACCCACGAACGCCAATGCGCCCAGTTCCGGCGAACTCACCAGGGCGGGCGCAAGTTCCGATCCAGAACCTGAGACCAAAGTAACCGGCAACCCCGCCCTGGCCATAAGTGCGTGGGCCAGGGTTAGGGAGTGAAACCCACCCTGGGTTGGGGTCTTGGCTATCACAGCGTTACCAGCCAGCAACTGCACCAACTCCGCATGCACCAGCACACTCAGCGGGTAGTTCCAGCTCGCAATGTTAGAGACCGGACCGGGGAGCGGTGTACGCCCGGTCATCTGGCGGTCGATTTCACCGAGGTACCACTGCACACCTTCAATCGCTCGATCAACATCCGCACAGGCCAGCTTCCAAGGCTTTCCGATTTCCCAAATAATCAACTGAGCCAGCAAATCCCTGTGCTCACTCAGCAGCTCCAAGGCCTTTGAGACTCTAATCTTGCGCTCCTCGAGCGAAGTCTTGGACCACTGGGCATCCTGCTTCACCGACTGATGAACAGCATCCTGCACCTGCTGCAGGTTCAACATGGCCGGGCCAACAATTTGAGAACCGTCAATCGGGCTGAAGTGAGAGATCGATCTTCCAGCCGAAGACCATTCACCGTCAATCAGATTTCTGGGGGAATGTTCCCCGAAGGCCTCGGGGGCAGCAATTCTTGCCTTGGCATAGATTGAGGCGAAGTCAGTGTCTTTTTTCAGGGTCAGCTTCATTGATTAGAAAACACTTCGCGCTCCAAAGCACTTCCTGTCAAAGATTACGGATTGGAAACAGTTGAACTCGCAAATAAGAGCAACACATTCAGGACGTTGCGGTTCCGCAAATTTCCCGTTCGGCACCGAGCGCTCAATTGGGCTAAGCTGTCCCACGGAGAATTCGCCTAGTGGCCTATGGCGCACGCTTGGAAAGCGTGTTGGGTGCAAGCCCTCGGGGGTTCGAATCCCCCATTCTCCGCCAAATCCGGACTCAGTCCCACGACCGTGAATCTATTGGTCACGCAGATCAAGCCCGAATCCCCCAAACAGACATAGCTTTTAGAAAGTGATGTCTGTTTGGGGGATTTAGTTTTAGCCGATCGCTGGGGGCTTAGGCGTGCAGCTTGGCTAACTTGTCGACTCGATGTCCAATCCAGAACTCGTCTTCAGTCACGACTGTCGGGGTGCTCTGCGAACCAAGCCTTGCTAACTCTTCTAGAGCGGATGGAGACTTTGTAATGTCTACATCGGTGAACTCAACGCTATTTCTGGTCAGGTATGCCTTGGTGTCCTCGCAAGCGTGGCAGCCAGGCTGTGAATAGACCTTGATCATTGTTTTCTCCTTTGGTAGTTTGCGGGTTAGAAGTTCAAAATGGTGTAGCCGGCAGATACAAACTTTCTAACCGAAGCTTCGCCTTCAAAGTCGGTTAGTAGCGGATAGCCCGCGTCTACGATGGCGTCCTTGACGCTGTGCGAAGTGGAGCAAAAAGAGCATGCTCCCTCAACGCTTGACTTGATTGCCTGAAGAATTGGGTTGAGCTTGCTGGAAGGGTCGCTTACAGCGGCTAAGGTTTCAACACCCGATCCGTCAAAAACAACTGCAACTTCGTCGCCAGCCTTGACAAATTCCAGGGCGGTTTTTAGACCGCGGTAGGCACGGGACAAGTCTCCGGTAATTGGCTCATAAATGAAGACTGCGACTTTATTGGACAAGAAAACTCCTTAGAATTCAGTAGGTAGACAGATTTGTCTAGTTTTACTATACAGACCTGTCTGGTATTGTCAAGTCATGTCTGCAAGAGAAAAGATCCTAGATACCGCCACTGAGTTGTTCTACAGGCGCGGGGTGAACTCCACCGGAATCGACCTGATCATCGCCGAGGCGGGCATCGCCAAGGCGAGTCTTTATAACAACTTCGCTAGCAAAGAAGAACTCGTTGCGAAGTATCTAGAGCGAATCCGACTTGAGTTTGAATCAAGCCTCGCCCGGGCTATTGAAGATCAGGGAATGATGCTGGCTATCCCATTTGATTTACTAGAGAAGTCAGTAATCAACGGTGAGTTCTTCGGTTGCCCTTTCACTAACGCTCTGACCGAGCTGCCTTCCAGCGAATGGGTTCGAGTGGAAGTGACGAAGTATCGCAAGGCAGTTGAGAGCTACTTTTCCAAAGTGGCTCCTAAAGGAGTTGTTCCGCAGCTAATGCTGGTTTACGACGGTGCCTTCACTAGCTGCAAGCTGAACCCGAGTCGCTCTCAGGTTGCAACTGCAAGAAAGCTCGCTCAACAGCTAGTGGACATTGCCGCCGGCGGAGAATCCCAAACCAATTTTCAACAGAAGGGTAGATCCAATCCATGAACAAAAGCCAATCCAAGTTTCTTACAGTTTTCACACTGGGGCTAACCACTCTGCTACTAGTATCCTGTGCGGCTGCTGGACCTGTTGCTACAAACAACGAGCCTGATAACTCAATGTCTGAGACACCAAGTGCTGCAGAAACAATCAATGAATCAGCTGGGGATTTCATTTCCTACGAAAGCTTTGTCACCTCCGGAGATAAATACTCAGATTCAAAGGTTGTTCTGTTTTTCAATGCGGTCTGGTGCTCAACTTGTCAGCAAGCCAGAGAGAACATAGAGGCAAGCCTTGGCGAGATACCGCAGGATTTGGCAATAGTCGTGGTGGATTTTGATGATTCCATCGAACTCAGAAAGAAGTACGGCGTGACCGTCCAGCACACTTTTATAGAGATAGACAGTTCCGGAGAACCCTTGGGCAAGTGGTCAGGTAGCGTGACTGTTGATCAAATTGTGGCGCAGCTCTCCTGATGCTAATTCTTGGCGCATTGATTGCGGGGGTACTGACAACCCTGGCTCCGTGTGTTTTGCCTCTGCTGCCAATTATTGTCGGGGGATCGCTGGGTAAACCATCCGTCGAGGCGAGAAGGCGCGCCTACCTAATTACGGCATCACTTGGTGCATCAGTCATCTTGTTCACTCTTTTACTTAGGGCAACCACTGCCTTGATGGATATCCCGCCAACCGCTTGGCAGTGGCTCAGTGGAGTAATTCTTATTGCCCTTGGAGCTGTGTCAGTTTTCCCGAAAGTATGGGATAAAGCCTCAGCCAGACTTTCGCTTCAAACCAATAGCAATAAGCAGTTCGTAGCAGCTCGTGAAAGAGGCGGAACCCTTGGGGCTATCCTCACCGGTAGTGCTCTGGGTCCGGTGTTTAGCTCCTGCTCCCCTCTATATCTCTATGTGATTGTCACCGTGCTTCCGGCTTCTTTCGGAGAGGGGATGGTTTTGCTTGTTGCCTACGCGATTGGACTCTGCGGGACACTTCTAGTCATCTCCCTACTCGGACAAAAAGTAATGGGTAAAGCACGCTGGCTAGCGAACCCGGATGGCAACTTCAAGAAAGTTCTCGGGGTAATTTTCATCCTTGTTGGAATCGCAGTGATTCTTGGGCTTGACAAGGATCTACAGTTTTGGTTCATCCAATACTCGCCGATTCGCCTTTGGGAGCTAGACAAGGGATTTGTTCCTGTCGGATAGAGCCCACCCCTACCCTGCCTCTTGAAAATGCGATTATCCGTGAGTCCTGATGGCGTAGAAAGATGGCGTAGAAAGTGATTTGGCACACCCTAACCCAGTATTCAGGCGGGCAAGAGAGCGGTAGTACGAATCCTTCATTCTCCGGCATTTCATCATTTGCCGTGCACGTGCCGCTATCCCGCTATCTCACCAATCAAAATTGAGACACCTAATACAACTAGCCAGAGCGACCACGCGACATAGACGAACGGGGTTATTGCTCCTGCTAGCGACCAACCGTCGGGTTCGTTTTTTCCCACGAATTCAAAGGAACAGAGCACTAGAAGCAGGCCAATAAGAACACCTGCGATGCCGGATGCCAGATACCAACCGAAATGCGTTTCAGAATTCAAAGTAATCAATGCTCCACCCAATGTGGCAGTCCAGATACCCGTGAACAGATAGCCAAGGTGTTCACCCACTGCGACGCCGAGGTATCGATTGAACGACTGGAAGATCAGGTCGATCGTCTGAAGCTTCTGATCGTCTGCATTCTCAGCCTCACGTGCCAGATGAGGCACCATGAACGGCCACCTAACGAGGCCTAAGAACTGAGTGAGAGATGCCAATAGCCCCAAGGAGGCAATCAGTGCGATAAGCCAAGTTTCAATTTCGAGGATGAATGCCACCAACACCGCAACTAATCCAAACAGCAAGGCTGACATCGCGAATAGCCACCAGGTTTTGACTAGGCGAGATCCGCCAGCACGGAATATTGCAAGCACAATTTCAGTCGGCTGTCTAAGAATTTCGGGATACTCAAACTGCTTTGCTAGTGATGCGAAAGTCCAGTTGAAGAGTATTGGGACGAATATTAGAAGGAGACCTACAACCAAGGTCAACATCAGGATTTTTCCTTTCTAGCCAAGAGTCGATTAACAAAAAATGCCATTGCGGAAGTTGCCACGATTGCGCCCGTTGAGCCAAAGATGGCATAGTTCGCATCAGCATCCACAATCACATTTGCACTGATGAACCATGCTCCACCCCAGGCAACACTCACGATTCCAGACCACATGAGATTCACTCGAAGAGGATTGCGTTGACTCGACGATTGGGCAAAACCAACGATCGACCCCGTAATTAGCCCCCAGATGGTTAGGTCTACGATCGTCGTTGAAAAATTGATTAGCGCCCAGGCAATTGGACTGGCAATCATGAGAGCAAGAGCTGTGGTCCAAACCCAATCAAAGGTCAGGCGCAATGGTCTTAGCGCCCACCACTGGGCAACTCCAAGCAAAGCCCCTACGTTTGCCCCAGAGACCGCAGCGGCGAGAGGGTCCCTAATTGGCCCGAATGCAAGTGTGGCTAGCAGACCTCCGAGTGGGAAGGCTAGGAATGTCGGTACCCAGCGAAACAGTAATTGAGTGAAGCTCATGAACAACCTTTTTATAGTGTACAATGTAAACTATGGCATCAACTAAGGAATTGCAAGTGCCAAAACGAAGGGCAAGAAATTCTCTTTCCGAGGAGCTGATTCTCGACACGGCCCTAAGGATTGTGGCGGAAGGTCAAACTCTTTCTATTCGTTTCGTTGCAGATAAATTGAACTGTTCCCCTATGGCTCTTTACAGACACTTTCCAAACAAACAGAGCCTGGTTCTGGCGCTTATTGATCGAGTCATGGAAGAAATGCCACTGAATCCCGTGGGTGAAACCTGGGAAGAACGAGTGTTATCTTGGGCATCTAGCCACCTGCAAACACTTCAGGCGAATCCGTGGGCAATATCCTTGCTAATGGAGAATCCAGACCCGGGACGCAATGTTCGCATGACTGGAGAGACTCTCCTCCGAGAACTGGGTGCAAGCAAACAACCTGAGGAGCGAGTAATAGCGACCTTCAGTGCAATACTTGCGCTCAACTACGGATGGGCTGGCTTCACTTCTAACGCTAGAACTTCAGCTAGAAGAACGAAATCTATAGTGAGCCTCGGCTCGCGCAATCCCAGCGCACAAGAGCTGCCAGTCACCGCACGCTACTGGACACAGATTACAAAAGTTGGTACAAGGGAACAGCACCTGGTTGCCGTTAGCTTGCTAATCTCGGGATTAGTGGTTAATGAATAACCTAAGTAGGTGCCTTCGAATCCCCCATTCTCCGCCAGCAACTCCCTTGATTTAGAGCCTTAGAAAGCCCTTCTGAGAGGGAGTTTTTGTTGGGTTGTGCCAGTGTTTGTGCAATTCGATGGAACTGTAAACCGCAATCGTTTTGGTTCCCAGAATCCAACCCGGGCTAATTCTCTCCAACCCTTACGACCCCAGTCTCATATGCTTCGATTACCAGCTGGTAGCGATCGTGGATATCCAACTTAATCATCAAATTCGATATGTGTGTTTTGACCGTGTGAGGGGAAATGAACAGGGCTTGTGCTATTTCATCATTACTCCTCCCAAGTCCCACCAGTCGCAGTATTTCAACCTCCCGCTGTGTCAAGTCATCAAGCCGATCTCCAACGGCTGAACTGTCCAAGTTTGGAATATTGCTCACGACCATCGAAATGAGTCTTCTGATGGATCCGGGTGAAAGCAGGTTGTCCCCGGCTGCAACCTTACGTATGGCATCCGCGATTTCTTTCCCGTCGCTGGCCTTGCTGAGAAAGCCGCTGGCCCCTGCCTTTAGGGACTTGAAAATGTACTCATCTTCCTCGAAAGTGGTGAGGATCAAGACTTTGGATTCTCCAAGACTCTTTTGAGCAAGCTGCTCGGTTGCCCAAATGCCGTCTCCGTTGGGCATCCTTATGTCCATCAAAATGACGTCTGGCCTAATCCTTTCGGCGACCTCCAGGGCTTTGGCTCCACTCTCGGCTTGCCCTATGACCTGAATGTCTGGCTCGAGGTCAAGAATGGACGCAAGCGCACTTCTCAGCAGTGGCTGGTCGTCAACTATCAGTACCTTAATCAATTTCGAGCCTCCGACCGGGTAGGCAAAACAGCGGAAAGTTCAAAAACTTGCTTTTGATTAGGTTCTGCGCTCAGACTACCGCCAACCAACTGCACCCTCTCTCGGAGGCCGACTAGCCCGAAGCCGGATTGAAGCATCGGGTCGCTCTCCTTCTTGACCACGTTGGTCATTTTGACTCGAAGCTGGTGATCGAGGTTTGTAATTGTCAGGTTAACTCGCCCATCCGCCGAATGCTTAGCGGCATTGGTTAGCCCCTCCTGAACGACCCGAAACGCGACCTTATCAATCTCGACGGGCAAATTATCTAGTCTCCCCAGTTGTTCAAAATTAACCGCCACTTGGGATTTCTCGTATTTACCGATGAGGCTAGAAAGCTCTTTCAGAGACTCAACGAAGTTCGTTTCTCCCCTGTGCCGAAGGGCCTTCATCAGATCAGCAATTTGCTCTAAAACCTGCTTGGCAGCCTGTCGGATAACAGACAGTGACTCGGCTGCTTGACTTGGATTTTGAATTGCTGCTCGCTCTGCCAATTCGGCCTGGAGTCTTATGACTGCAATCTCATGAGCTATCGTGTCGTGCAGGTCTCGTGCGATTTTTAGTCGCTCCTCTGCAACCGTTCGTTCAATCTGAGAAATGCGGTTTTGTTCAATTTGAAGCAAACGCGCTTGGGTTTCCATGAGAAGCTGTTGCCTCGATCGCGTTGCTTTGCCGGCTGCAAACGCAATTGCGGGTAGCGAAATAAATGCGATCGAGTAGGGATCATATAGGTCTACACCGTTGATTAAAGCAAAGGCTGAAAACAACACGACCGCTGCACCAGCAACCAGTGCCCAGCCGGTCTTTGTTTTCAGCTTGAGGGCAATTTGAAAAATAACAATTGAAACAGGCAGACCTAGAACTGGGCCATTGACCCCCAGGTTCATAAGAATCAACGTCTGAACAACCAAGACCGCAAGAACAGCCACTGGAAATCTATTCCGAAAAACCAAAACGACACTGGCTACCAAAGTCGTAACTATCAGCTCTGTTGTGACTTCCCACTGACCTCGACCTCTAAAGGGCGCAACGATTCCGAAAATCAGCAGCGCCAGAATTCCAAGCTCGGTCAAGGTCCGCTTTGAAAGCGAGTTTAGGTTCACGCTCCTATTGTTCACCTTCAAAACCTAAGACGCCTACCTCAGCTGTCTCATTCAAATATCCCCCAGCTGGAGTAGGGAAAATCGCCCGGTGCTCCGAGCCTGGCGCAAGAGGTGCTGCCCAAGAATGTCATTAGGCCACATACGCGAATTTCAGGGAGTAAGTGTGAACGCATTTTTCAAGTTCCAAACCGGTAAATGGACAGCACCGCTAACCGTCTTGATCGGAGCCGCGTTAGCGCTGATTGCGTTTGGCCCCCTTGCAGTTGAAGAGGACAACTCCTTTCCGTCCTCTGGCCTACCCGAGTCTGCCGAGTCCGTTCAGGCCGAAGAGATTCGCCAGCAACTCCCTCAATCCGGTGGCTCCCTAGCCTTAGTTGTCTACAGCTCTGATGAAGAGTTGACCTCTGAGCAGCTCAGCTGGATTCAGGGCACCCCAAACCCTCAAACCAAAACCATGGTTGGAGGGGCAAACGAGAAATTCCTAGCCTTCTCTAATCTAGAAATCCAGGGCCAGGTCGTAGTTCCCCCAGCCGAGATCAGCGAGGACGGTAAGGCGGCCCTGATATCCATCCCGCTGGATGCGGCGGAAGAGTTCCGCGAAACCACGGAGCGCATTGAATCCATGCGAGAACTCGCACCTCAGGGAATGCCGGAGGGATTGGAAGTTCACGTCACAGGACCGGAAGCTTTCAACAAAGACCTCGGCTCCATTTTTGAAGGTGCGAATGACACATTGATTACAACTACTGCGATTGTGGTTGCACTTCTTCTATTGATCACCTACCGCTCCCCGGTCCTTTGGATCATTCCCCTGGTAATTGTGGGAGTTGCGGATGGCGCGGGCGGGAATCTAGCCCGACAAGTAGCCGCAGCATTTGGCTACACTCCGGATGCATCCGTAGTCGGAATTCTGTCCGTCTTAGTTTTCGGTGCCGGAACAAACTATGCCCTACTCCTGATTTCCCGCTACCGCGAGGAGCTTCTTCTCCACGAGGACAGACGTGAAGCAATGAGAGCAGCAGTCCGAGGTGCGGGACCTGCAATTCTGGCCTCTGGCTCTACAGTTGCCGTTGCTGTTGGGCTTTTGATGCTGGCGGAACTTGAGGGTCGCCAAGTTCTCGGCCTAGTTTCCGCCGTGGGGATTGTCGTTGCCATGTTTGCAGGTCTGGTTATACTTCCGGCTGCCCTGGTAATGTTCCCGAGGCAAATTTTCTGGCCACTGATTCCAAAATTTGGCGCCGCCAACCCCTTCGAGAAGTCAATTTGGAGCAAGTTGGGCACCCAGGTATCAAAGCGCCCGGTAGCCATTTCCGCGATCGGAATCATTCTGCTCGGAACCTTGGCTAGCGGAGGCTTAGGAATCAAGACCGGCCTGAGCGCAACCGAAGTCTTCATGGAGAAGCCCGAGGCCGTTGTTGGCCAGGAGGTTCTCGCAGAGTCATTCTCTGCGGGTGCGGCTAACCCTACCCAGGTCATCGTTTCAACCTCGATTGTTGACTCCGCCACAGACGTTATTGCAGGCGTGGAAGGCGTTGACGAGATAACCAATGCGGGAGGTACTGCTGAGTACACCCAGCTGGACGTGGTTATAGATGCAGAACCAGAGTCCAATGCTGCCTACGACATCATTCGAGAACTTAGAGCCGCGCTCGATGGACTTAGTAATGAAGCAACAGCGCTGGTAGGTGGACAAGATGCCACCAGCATGGATAGTTCCGATGCTACGGCGCGCGATCAGGCCCTGCTGGTGCCGTTGATTCTTATGGCGGTGTTCCTGATTTTGATTCTCCTGCTGAGATCCTTGCTAACTCCAGTTCTGCTGCTGCTGGCGGTCGTGGGATCCTTTTTCTCTGCCGTGGGGGCCAGCTGGCTGGTATTCCAATACATCCTCGGGTTCCCCGCGTTGGAGCTCTCGGTATTCGTTATTGCGTTCTTGTTCTTGGTGGCCCTTGGCGTGGACTACAGCATCTTCCTCGTGACCAGGGCACAGGAAGAGGCGGTTGAGTTTGGAACCCGAGAGGGAATGCGTCGGGCATTGGGGGCGACCGGTGGGGTTATCACCTCAGCGGGAATCTTGCTCGCCGCAGTGTTCTCGGTTCTTGGAGTGCTGCCGCTGGTCTCGCTGGCCCAGATTGGAATCATCGTGTGTATCGGTGTGCTGCTTGACACCCTGCTGGTTCGCACGGTGCTTGTCCCAGCGATGGCATTCAAGCTTGGAGCAAAATTCTGGTGGCCAAGGAAGGAATTCGCTGACTAGGCATCGGTCCCAGATTTCTCAGCAATCAACCATAGGAGCGAACCAGAGATGGCTGCACGGATTATCGTCGCACTGGGTGCGCTTATCACCGCCGGTGGGATGCTGTTACCGATCCTCACGATCCCACTTGTGGGCCCGATCACCCTCTTCACCAACGGTCAACTAGCGGGCTACCTAGCTTTGGCCGTTACGTTTGTAACTCTCTTCACAGGAGCCAGTCGCTATGTACGATTCGCCTGGATTCCAGCCGTGCTAAGTGCCATAGTCCTAGGATTCTTCGGTCTGCAGGCAAGCAACCGTGCCAACGAAGCCATGGCGACCTTCAGGGAAAATTTAGAGAATTCTCCCTTTGGAGCGCTTGCGGGGGACTTCGTAGGCACAGTCGAATTTGACGAGGGCTGGGTTGTAATGGCTGTAGGCATAGTCATTTCTGCCGCTGGTTCGCTAGCTGCCAAGCGGCCCGCACCGCAGGACTGAAGGTTCCGCATCCCGAGGTTAAGACTCAACGAACTGTGCGGGCTGAGACTAGATTTCCAGCTGATCTCATAAGACTATTGAACTATGTCCAGTGAAGCCCTGACGACCCAAGAGGCCGTTTTGGCTTTGGGTCGCTTAACGTATGGCCCCACAGTGGAAACGCTAAAGCAGCTCACTGGGAAAAATCTCAGTCTTTGGCTCTCGGGTGAGCTGTCCGAAGTCAAACCTGAACAGCATCCTCTACTCAATGGCAAAACCGCATTTCTTACCCAGCGACTAAATTTGCAGCAAACGTTCCAGCATCCTAATTTCCGCCGCCAAACTCAGAACATCTCTGAGGAAGCAGCCGCCTTCACCACGATCAAGCGCTTTTACTCGACTAATCAGGTTCTGGAAACGTTGGTCGAGTTTATGTCTGACTATGTGCCGGTCCCCCTCTACAGTCCCGCTGACTGGGCAAGAGCTGACTACGACAAAGTGATTCGAAACAATGTCCTGGGCACATACCCGAAACTTTTGGCCCAACTCTCGCTTCACCCGGCGATGCTTTATTTTCTAAACGGACAGACCAACACAGCGGTTCAGCCGAACGAGAATTTCGGTCGAGAGCTGCTCGAGTTATTTTCCATCACACCCGAAGCGGGATACTCCGAAAAAGATGTCCTGAACGTTGCTCGGATGATGTCGGGGATAAGTTTCAGCCTGATTGATTTTCAGACCAGGGCCACGCCGAGCGAGCACTTCTTCGGTCGAATTTCCGTTCAGGGGTTCACTCACGCTAACGCTCGAACCTCAGACTCCAAAGTGATCTTAGGCAGAGCTCAGCAAATGATAAATCATTTGGCGAAACAGCCGGCAACGGCTGAGGCATTCAGCATTCGAATGGCCAGACGTTATCTAAATGATGACCCAAGCCCCGACCTGATTCAGGCAATGAAGTCAACCTACATAAAGACCTCGGGCAGCATTCCCGGGGTCTTAACCACCTTGGTCGCTCACCCTGATTTCCTCGCGACCCCGACTGTGAAGGTAAAGCGACCAGCAGAGCACCTCGCCTCAACTGTTAGAGCGTTGGGGCTCGAGATATCGGAAAACCTCCTTGAGGACAAATTCGAAAATGGTGTTCTGGTCATTGATGCGCTGAAACTGGTGCTGGCAATTCTGAACCAACAGGGGCACCTCCCCTTCGACTGGGACACCCCTGACGGATTCCCAGAACATGCTTCCGCCTGGTCGACTTTTGGAGGTCAGATTCAGCGCTGGAACATGTCCACCAAACTGTCCCAGCACAACCTGAAGAACATCTTCTCTGAGCCAGATTTGGACCGGGAGATCCTCGGGTACAGCACCATGGATGACTTGGTGACCCGCGTATCGCGGCGGCTGCTCTCTTCCCCTCTCAGGGCCTTCGACCAGAAAGAAATAGTTGGCCTGCTAACCAAAAACTTAAATAAGCAATTGCCCGATCAGCAGCTTCGTGAGCGCATGTCCCGGATGGCGTTCGCCCTTGTTATGGCGACGGAAGAATGGAACCTGAGATGACCACCCTTCACGGTTGCGAAGAATTCAGAACCCTTACGAAAGAGCTGGATAGACGAAGTTTCATCAAGAGCGTTATGGCCGTTGGCGGTGGATTGGTAATCACTGCCGACCCTGGTATGACCTATTCATTGGCTGCTCAGGGCGATGCGGCTGGGCTGGTCATAACAGTGACCATGCGTGGCGGGATGGATGGCCTCATGGCTGTTCCGCTTTTGGGTTCCAGCCTCCTGAGCAGCTATCGACCCCAAACATCGCTGAACGACTCAGAGCAACACAGCCTTGACGGCACCTTCGGCCTTCACAAGAACCTGGGCGGCTTCAAGGAGCTCTTTGACGCAAAGGAACTAGCGGTAATCCACGCTGTTGGAACGCCGTTAGGAACCAGATCCCACTTCGATGACCAGCGAGCTGTCGAATTTGCAGCCTACGAATCAGGTCCTACTCAAGAGGGATGGCAAACCAGATTTCTCAAGGCTGCTGGCCACACTGAAATTCTCTCGGGTTTTTCTGGATCGCGAATTCTCCCCACGGCATTTAGCGGCTCACACCAGTCGGTGGCCTTCCAGGCGGTTTCAGACATCCAACTGACAGCAGTGGGGCGGTCTAAGCAGGAATACGTGAATCTGCTGGAAAAACTTCATGAGGGTAGACGTTCGGTTTGGTCCTCGAGTGCAAGAACATCCATCGAAGCATCAACCAGGCTGTCGAACCTAAGTGAGCAAAGTTCGGTTTCCTACCCAAACGACGCCTTTAGCGCCAGACTCAAGTTATTGGCGGCTTTGCTGCGATCTGGGACCCCCATCAAGACAGCAAACATCGAATTCCAGGGTGATCTTGACGTTCATGACGATGCGGGTATTCGAGATGGTGTGATGGCAGACAACTTCAAGCGTCTGAATGATGGAATCATGGCCTTCCGAAAAGACATCGGGGATTTTTGGAGTCGAACAGCGTTGGTAACGGTGACGGAATTTGGCCGCCGGCTGTCTGAAAACGCATCTGCGGGCCTTGACCATGGATGGGCCAGCGCAATGTTTGTGATGGGCGGCAATGTTCGAGGCGGACAAGTGATAGCAAAGTGGCCAGGAATTGAGTCTTCGGACCTTGTAAATGGTGACCTCAGGGTTACCACCGACTACCGAGATGTTCTGGCGAGTGTCCTGCGAGGGGCGGGAGGAATGTCAACGGAAGGCCTCAGGGCAGTGTTCCCGAATTTCTCAGCTAGCGCCCTAAACCTCTTCAAAGGGTAACTTCGGCTTCAGTCAGCTTGGTTAGACAAGCCCATGCGACCAGTTTCGACGGGCAGCGAGCTCTGTGGATAATTCGGTCAAGAGACCCCGAACGTCA
Proteins encoded in this window:
- a CDS encoding MMPL family transporter: MNAFFKFQTGKWTAPLTVLIGAALALIAFGPLAVEEDNSFPSSGLPESAESVQAEEIRQQLPQSGGSLALVVYSSDEELTSEQLSWIQGTPNPQTKTMVGGANEKFLAFSNLEIQGQVVVPPAEISEDGKAALISIPLDAAEEFRETTERIESMRELAPQGMPEGLEVHVTGPEAFNKDLGSIFEGANDTLITTTAIVVALLLLITYRSPVLWIIPLVIVGVADGAGGNLARQVAAAFGYTPDASVVGILSVLVFGAGTNYALLLISRYREELLLHEDRREAMRAAVRGAGPAILASGSTVAVAVGLLMLAELEGRQVLGLVSAVGIVVAMFAGLVILPAALVMFPRQIFWPLIPKFGAANPFEKSIWSKLGTQVSKRPVAISAIGIILLGTLASGGLGIKTGLSATEVFMEKPEAVVGQEVLAESFSAGAANPTQVIVSTSIVDSATDVIAGVEGVDEITNAGGTAEYTQLDVVIDAEPESNAAYDIIRELRAALDGLSNEATALVGGQDATSMDSSDATARDQALLVPLILMAVFLILILLLRSLLTPVLLLLAVVGSFFSAVGASWLVFQYILGFPALELSVFVIAFLFLVALGVDYSIFLVTRAQEEAVEFGTREGMRRALGATGGVITSAGILLAAVFSVLGVLPLVSLAQIGIIVCIGVLLDTLLVRTVLVPAMAFKLGAKFWWPRKEFAD
- a CDS encoding DUF1501 domain-containing protein, yielding MTTLHGCEEFRTLTKELDRRSFIKSVMAVGGGLVITADPGMTYSLAAQGDAAGLVITVTMRGGMDGLMAVPLLGSSLLSSYRPQTSLNDSEQHSLDGTFGLHKNLGGFKELFDAKELAVIHAVGTPLGTRSHFDDQRAVEFAAYESGPTQEGWQTRFLKAAGHTEILSGFSGSRILPTAFSGSHQSVAFQAVSDIQLTAVGRSKQEYVNLLEKLHEGRRSVWSSSARTSIEASTRLSNLSEQSSVSYPNDAFSARLKLLAALLRSGTPIKTANIEFQGDLDVHDDAGIRDGVMADNFKRLNDGIMAFRKDIGDFWSRTALVTVTEFGRRLSENASAGLDHGWASAMFVMGGNVRGGQVIAKWPGIESSDLVNGDLRVTTDYRDVLASVLRGAGGMSTEGLRAVFPNFSASALNLFKG
- a CDS encoding DUF1800 family protein, which encodes MSSEALTTQEAVLALGRLTYGPTVETLKQLTGKNLSLWLSGELSEVKPEQHPLLNGKTAFLTQRLNLQQTFQHPNFRRQTQNISEEAAAFTTIKRFYSTNQVLETLVEFMSDYVPVPLYSPADWARADYDKVIRNNVLGTYPKLLAQLSLHPAMLYFLNGQTNTAVQPNENFGRELLELFSITPEAGYSEKDVLNVARMMSGISFSLIDFQTRATPSEHFFGRISVQGFTHANARTSDSKVILGRAQQMINHLAKQPATAEAFSIRMARRYLNDDPSPDLIQAMKSTYIKTSGSIPGVLTTLVAHPDFLATPTVKVKRPAEHLASTVRALGLEISENLLEDKFENGVLVIDALKLVLAILNQQGHLPFDWDTPDGFPEHASAWSTFGGQIQRWNMSTKLSQHNLKNIFSEPDLDREILGYSTMDDLVTRVSRRLLSSPLRAFDQKEIVGLLTKNLNKQLPDQQLRERMSRMAFALVMATEEWNLR
- a CDS encoding sensor histidine kinase; translated protein: MNLNSLSKRTLTELGILALLIFGIVAPFRGRGQWEVTTELIVTTLVASVVLVFRNRFPVAVLAVLVVQTLILMNLGVNGPVLGLPVSIVIFQIALKLKTKTGWALVAGAAVVLFSAFALINGVDLYDPYSIAFISLPAIAFAAGKATRSRQQLLMETQARLLQIEQNRISQIERTVAEERLKIARDLHDTIAHEIAVIRLQAELAERAAIQNPSQAAESLSVIRQAAKQVLEQIADLMKALRHRGETNFVESLKELSSLIGKYEKSQVAVNFEQLGRLDNLPVEIDKVAFRVVQEGLTNAAKHSADGRVNLTITNLDHQLRVKMTNVVKKESDPMLQSGFGLVGLRERVQLVGGSLSAEPNQKQVFELSAVLPTRSEARN